In the genome of Polaribacter sp. MED152, one region contains:
- a CDS encoding metal-dependent transcriptional regulator: protein MFSQAEENYLKAIYHLESDSKVGISTNAIAKSLATKASSVSDMIKKLSDKEVVLYKKYKGVTLTKLGKKTAANIVRKHRLWEVFLVEKLNFSWDEVHDVAEQLEHIKSQKLINQLDALLGFPTHDPHGDPIPDEDGVINSIDKSLLSTLNVNETGVCVGVNDSSSDFLQFLDKKGITLGKKIKVTEKEDFDDSLSILIGDKKLSISNKIANNLYIKKS, encoded by the coding sequence ATGTTTTCACAAGCAGAAGAAAATTATTTAAAAGCCATTTATCATTTAGAATCAGATTCTAAAGTAGGTATAAGTACCAATGCAATTGCTAAAAGTTTGGCAACAAAAGCATCATCTGTTTCTGATATGATTAAAAAATTATCAGATAAAGAGGTTGTGCTTTATAAGAAATACAAAGGCGTCACATTAACGAAATTAGGCAAAAAAACAGCCGCAAATATTGTTCGAAAACATCGACTTTGGGAAGTTTTTTTGGTTGAAAAACTAAATTTTTCATGGGATGAAGTACATGATGTGGCAGAACAGTTAGAGCATATTAAATCGCAAAAGTTAATTAATCAATTAGATGCATTATTGGGTTTTCCAACTCACGATCCTCATGGAGATCCTATTCCAGATGAAGATGGTGTAATTAATTCTATAGATAAAAGTTTACTTTCTACTTTAAATGTAAATGAAACAGGCGTTTGTGTTGGTGTTAATGACTCTTCTTCAGACTTTTTACAGTTTTTAGATAAAAAAGGAATAACATTAGGCAAGAAAATTAAGGTTACAGAAAAAGAAGATTTTGATGATTCTTTATCCATTTTAATAGGTGATAAAAAATTATCAATTTCAAATAAAATTGCAAACAATTTATACATTAAAAAATCATGA
- a CDS encoding ZIP family metal transporter: MNTFEQLVAFGKEHPIQAALYASLFTWGLTALGAALVFFFKKMNRAVLDGMLGFTGGVMVAASFWSLLAPAIENSPGEGFMKVFPSAIGFALGALALFGMDKILPHLHINFKENEAEGVKTEWHKTTLLVLAITLHNIPEGLAVGVLFGAASTLVGVEQTEMIIAAISLAIGIGIQNFPEGFAVAMPLRRQGVSRFKSFWYGQLSAIVEPFAAVLGALAVSFFTPILPYALAFAAGAMIFVVVEEVIPETQRDKYTDIATLGFIAGFIVMMSLDVGLG, encoded by the coding sequence ATGAATACATTTGAACAATTAGTAGCTTTTGGCAAAGAACATCCAATACAAGCTGCTTTATATGCTTCACTTTTTACTTGGGGTTTAACAGCCTTAGGGGCTGCTTTGGTTTTCTTCTTTAAGAAAATGAATAGAGCAGTTTTGGATGGAATGTTAGGTTTTACTGGTGGTGTTATGGTTGCAGCAAGTTTTTGGAGTTTGTTGGCACCAGCTATAGAAAATAGTCCTGGAGAAGGTTTTATGAAAGTTTTTCCTTCAGCTATTGGTTTTGCATTAGGGGCTTTGGCTTTATTTGGTATGGATAAAATTTTACCTCATTTACACATCAATTTTAAAGAAAATGAAGCTGAAGGTGTAAAAACAGAATGGCATAAAACTACTTTATTGGTTTTGGCAATTACATTACATAATATTCCAGAAGGTTTAGCTGTTGGTGTTTTATTTGGTGCAGCTTCAACCTTAGTGGGTGTTGAGCAAACAGAAATGATAATTGCAGCAATTTCGTTGGCAATAGGTATTGGTATACAAAACTTTCCTGAAGGATTTGCAGTAGCAATGCCATTGAGAAGGCAAGGTGTAAGCAGGTTTAAAAGTTTTTGGTACGGACAGCTCTCTGCAATTGTAGAACCTTTTGCAGCAGTTTTAGGGGCTTTAGCTGTTTCTTTCTTTACCCCAATTTTACCTTATGCTTTAGCTTTTGCAGCTGGTGCAATGATTTTTGTTGTAGTGGAAGAGGTAATACCAGAAACACAAAGAGATAAGTATACAGATATTGCAACACTAGGTTTTATAGCTGGCTTTATTGTTATGATGTCTTTAGATGTAGGTTTAGGTTAA
- a CDS encoding exodeoxyribonuclease V subunit beta — protein MQKPEIFEVYNASAGSGKTFTLVKEYLKVLLSADDIFTFQKILAITFTNKAAGEMKERVLSNLESFAEGEENDLFTIISNEIAVDKETIQVRSKKIIDVILQNYSAFSITTIDSFTHKIIKSFAYDLGLSLNFEVEMDAVSLLNEAVDVLISKIGTDKKLTKLLIDYSLDKIDDDKSWDISRDLNEFAKVLLNEDDIHHFRELSKRKLEDFTDLKSKLYAHQQELKTSFTKIGEACLELIHAKGLEQKDFMRGTIPKFFADIKEKSVNFSFLTRSETIAKAIDNHQYYSKSTTDAIAQDIESIVPQIIAFYEQAKEIYSQFLLNKLALKNLIPLAVLNNINQELESIKDESNIRLNSEFNQLISDNIKEQPAPFIYERIGQRFQHYFIDEMQDTSVLQWQNLIPLIDNALAQENSNLLLVGDGKQAIYRWRGGKAEQFISLGASEENPFSISKEVKHLETNYRSFSEVINFNNSFFQHTANFLQNESYKSLFLEGNTQLENKKKGGYVSLDFLEKEEEKEDEEIKYPKKVLAHILALKNEFALGEICVLTRTKKDGIAVANYLSENEVPIVSSETLLLNTSTKVNFIVDVLKVIQNPSDQETRFEMLYFLHQHLNISADKTSFLKKYVALENHEIFKELEQYNVVFDIGRFNQFPFYEKIEEIVRGFQLLETSDAYVQFFLDIVLEQQRKSTDINAFLDFWENKKDKLSIVAPESANAVQVMTIHKSKGLEFPVVIFPCDVEIYREIKPKAWLNDLPESFGEFKELLLPFNKELGQVNARGLQIYEQRREELELDNFNLLYVALTRAVEQLYVITEKRISAKGVENTNYYSGVFINYLIQQNLWKDDCLHYSFGDKNRVSQLIESESVAETHQKFISTSWQEHNVVLLASASKLWNTAQGEAIDYGNLFHEILSKIFTKSDVAPILNQYHQQGFIDDEQKKYMFQKIIEIVAHPELRSFYAKDVIIYNEREIVDVDNQIVIPDRLIFKDDKVTIIDYKTGVASNNHKQQLLKYAQVLQSMNFSVHYKLLVYINENIEVVKV, from the coding sequence GTGCAAAAACCTGAAATTTTCGAAGTTTATAATGCCTCTGCTGGAAGTGGAAAAACTTTTACGCTTGTAAAAGAATACCTAAAAGTTTTACTGAGTGCAGATGATATTTTTACTTTTCAAAAAATATTAGCCATTACTTTTACCAATAAAGCTGCAGGTGAAATGAAAGAGCGTGTACTTTCCAATTTGGAAAGTTTCGCTGAAGGAGAAGAGAATGATTTATTTACAATAATAAGTAATGAAATTGCTGTAGATAAAGAAACTATTCAAGTAAGAAGCAAGAAAATTATCGATGTTATTCTGCAGAATTACTCTGCATTTTCTATAACAACTATTGATAGTTTTACTCATAAAATCATAAAGAGTTTTGCTTATGATTTAGGTCTGTCTTTAAATTTTGAGGTAGAAATGGATGCAGTTTCTTTACTTAATGAAGCTGTAGATGTATTAATTTCTAAAATTGGTACAGATAAAAAATTAACAAAATTACTTATTGATTATTCGTTAGATAAAATAGATGATGATAAATCTTGGGATATTTCTCGAGACTTAAATGAGTTTGCCAAAGTACTTTTGAATGAAGATGATATTCATCACTTCAGAGAATTGTCTAAAAGAAAATTAGAAGATTTTACAGATTTAAAATCTAAATTATATGCACATCAACAAGAGCTTAAAACATCATTTACAAAAATTGGTGAAGCTTGCTTAGAATTAATTCATGCAAAAGGATTAGAGCAGAAAGATTTTATGCGAGGAACCATACCAAAATTCTTTGCAGATATTAAAGAAAAATCGGTTAATTTTAGTTTTCTAACTAGGTCAGAAACCATTGCAAAAGCTATAGATAATCATCAATATTATTCAAAATCTACCACAGATGCTATTGCTCAAGATATAGAAAGTATTGTTCCACAAATTATAGCTTTTTATGAGCAAGCAAAAGAAATTTACAGTCAGTTTTTGTTAAATAAATTGGCCTTAAAAAACCTAATTCCTTTAGCGGTTTTAAATAATATCAATCAAGAATTAGAGAGCATAAAAGATGAAAGTAATATTCGATTAAATTCAGAATTTAATCAATTAATTTCAGACAATATCAAAGAGCAACCTGCCCCTTTTATTTATGAAAGAATTGGGCAACGTTTTCAACATTATTTTATAGATGAAATGCAAGACACTTCTGTTTTGCAATGGCAAAATCTAATTCCGTTAATAGATAATGCATTAGCGCAAGAAAATAGTAATTTACTTTTGGTTGGCGATGGTAAACAGGCTATTTATAGATGGAGAGGAGGTAAGGCTGAACAGTTTATTAGTTTGGGAGCTTCAGAAGAAAATCCGTTTTCAATTTCTAAAGAAGTAAAACATTTAGAAACCAATTATAGAAGTTTTTCTGAGGTTATTAATTTTAACAATTCGTTCTTTCAGCATACAGCAAATTTTTTACAAAATGAATCTTACAAAAGTCTTTTTCTTGAAGGAAATACTCAGTTAGAAAATAAGAAAAAGGGTGGTTATGTTTCTTTAGATTTTTTAGAGAAGGAAGAAGAAAAAGAGGATGAGGAGATAAAATATCCGAAGAAAGTTTTAGCACATATTCTAGCACTCAAAAATGAGTTTGCATTGGGTGAAATCTGTGTTTTAACAAGAACAAAAAAAGACGGAATTGCAGTTGCAAATTATTTGTCAGAAAATGAGGTGCCTATTGTATCTTCAGAAACGTTGTTGCTAAATACGAGTACAAAAGTCAATTTTATTGTTGATGTTTTAAAGGTAATTCAAAATCCTAGTGATCAAGAAACTCGTTTTGAAATGTTGTATTTCTTACATCAACATTTAAATATTTCTGCTGATAAAACATCATTTTTAAAAAAATATGTGGCTTTAGAAAATCATGAGATTTTCAAGGAATTAGAGCAATACAATGTTGTATTTGATATTGGTAGGTTTAATCAATTTCCATTTTATGAAAAAATAGAAGAAATAGTTAGGGGGTTTCAATTATTAGAGACTTCAGATGCTTATGTTCAGTTCTTTTTAGACATTGTTTTAGAGCAACAAAGAAAATCTACAGATATCAATGCGTTTTTAGATTTCTGGGAAAACAAGAAAGACAAACTTAGTATTGTAGCTCCAGAAAGTGCAAATGCTGTGCAAGTAATGACTATTCATAAATCGAAAGGTTTAGAGTTTCCTGTCGTTATTTTTCCTTGTGATGTTGAGATTTACAGAGAAATTAAACCAAAGGCATGGTTGAATGATTTGCCAGAAAGTTTTGGCGAGTTTAAAGAGTTATTGCTGCCTTTTAATAAAGAACTAGGGCAAGTAAATGCTAGAGGTTTACAAATCTATGAGCAAAGAAGAGAGGAGTTAGAGTTAGATAATTTTAACCTTTTATATGTTGCGTTAACCAGAGCTGTAGAACAATTGTATGTAATTACAGAAAAAAGAATCTCTGCAAAAGGTGTTGAGAACACTAATTATTATTCGGGTGTTTTTATTAATTATTTAATACAACAAAATCTTTGGAAAGACGATTGTTTGCATTATTCTTTTGGCGATAAAAATAGAGTTAGTCAGTTGATAGAATCTGAGAGTGTTGCAGAAACGCATCAAAAATTTATTTCTACTTCTTGGCAAGAGCATAATGTAGTTTTGTTAGCAAGTGCCTCTAAGTTATGGAATACAGCTCAAGGTGAAGCCATAGATTATGGAAACTTATTTCATGAAATATTGTCTAAAATCTTTACAAAAAGTGATGTTGCTCCAATTTTGAATCAGTATCATCAACAGGGTTTTATAGATGATGAGCAAAAAAAATACATGTTTCAAAAAATTATTGAGATTGTAGCGCATCCAGAATTGAGATCTTTTTATGCAAAAGATGTCATTATATATAATGAAAGAGAAATTGTAGACGTAGACAATCAAATTGTAATTCCAGATAGATTGATTTTTAAGGATGATAAAGTAACTATTATCGATTATAAAACAGGAGTTGCTTCTAACAATCACAAGCAACAATTGCTGAAATACGCGCAAGTTTTACAGTCTATGAATTTTTCTGTGCATTATAAATTACTCGTTTATATTAATGAGAATATAGAAGTAGTAAAGGTGTAA
- the kbl gene encoding glycine C-acetyltransferase has protein sequence MYGKIKDTLKKEIQEIKDEGLYKSERIITSSQDAVIKLSTGDEVLNFCANNYLGLSNHPEVIQAAKDVMDTHGFGMSSVRFICGTQDIHKQLEDKIAEFYKTEDTILYAACFDANGGVFEPLLTKDDAIISDSLNHASIIDGVRLCKAARYRYQNNDMAALEEQLIEANKHNHRFKIIVTDGVFSMDGIVAKLDEICDLADKYDALVMVDECHATGFIGKTGRGTVELKNVMDRVDIVTGTLGKALGGAMGGYTTGKKEIIDILRQRSRPYLFSNSLAPSIVGGALKVFDLIAEDTTLRDQLEWNTNYFRTEMEKAGFDLVGADAAIVPVMLYDAKLSQTMANKLLEEGIYVIGFFFPVVPKGKARIRVQLSAAHNKEHLDKAIAAFTKVGKELGVI, from the coding sequence ATGTACGGTAAAATTAAGGATACTTTAAAAAAAGAAATTCAGGAGATAAAAGACGAAGGATTATATAAATCTGAGCGAATTATAACATCTTCTCAAGATGCTGTAATTAAATTATCTACAGGAGATGAGGTGTTAAATTTTTGTGCAAACAATTACTTAGGGTTGTCAAATCATCCAGAAGTTATTCAGGCAGCCAAAGATGTAATGGATACTCATGGATTTGGAATGAGCTCAGTACGTTTTATCTGTGGTACACAAGATATTCATAAGCAATTAGAAGATAAAATTGCTGAATTTTATAAAACTGAAGACACCATTTTATATGCAGCATGTTTCGATGCAAATGGTGGTGTATTTGAACCATTACTAACTAAAGACGATGCTATCATATCAGATAGTTTAAATCACGCTTCTATAATTGATGGTGTACGTTTGTGTAAAGCTGCACGTTACAGGTATCAGAATAATGACATGGCTGCTTTAGAAGAGCAGTTGATTGAAGCAAACAAACACAATCATCGTTTTAAAATAATTGTTACAGATGGTGTTTTCTCTATGGATGGTATTGTAGCCAAGCTAGATGAAATTTGTGACTTGGCAGATAAATACGATGCATTGGTTATGGTTGATGAATGTCATGCAACAGGTTTTATTGGTAAAACTGGTAGAGGTACAGTAGAGCTTAAAAACGTAATGGATAGAGTAGATATTGTTACTGGAACTTTAGGAAAAGCGTTAGGAGGAGCAATGGGTGGTTATACTACAGGTAAAAAAGAAATTATAGATATTTTACGTCAACGTTCAAGACCTTATTTATTTTCAAACTCTTTAGCACCCTCTATAGTAGGTGGTGCCTTAAAGGTTTTTGATTTAATTGCAGAAGACACTACTTTAAGAGATCAATTAGAATGGAACACCAATTACTTTAGAACAGAAATGGAAAAAGCTGGCTTTGATTTAGTAGGGGCAGATGCAGCTATAGTACCAGTAATGTTATACGATGCAAAGCTATCGCAAACAATGGCGAATAAACTGTTGGAAGAAGGTATTTATGTTATAGGTTTCTTTTTTCCAGTGGTTCCAAAAGGCAAAGCAAGAATAAGAGTGCAGCTTTCTGCAGCTCATAATAAAGAACATTTAGACAAAGCAATAGCAGCATTTACCAAGGTTGGTAAAGAGTTAGGTGTTATTTAA